The sequence CGAGGCGAAATAATTCTTTGACCTTTAAAAAATAAATTGAAGTTTAGCACTATCTCGTGCGAACTAGGGCCAACTGCTTTCAAATCTGAAGTCACATAGTCATACGCATAACCCACGCGAATATTCGGTGTTATCTGAAACCCAACCAGACCACTAAACGAATCGTCCAACCTGTAGGATGCTCCAAGTTCAAACTTATCATAGAATAGGGCATTGAGGTTTGCATCAACAGAAACGGGCGCGCCAAAAGCAGATTTCACCATAGTGGAAGGTTTTAGTTTTAAGTTTTCTGAAACTTCAAAAATATAACCACCCGTTGCAAAATAATGGTTTGTTTCAGAACCATATTTAAGGCTGTTTTCATCTAAATGAACAGATTTCAACAAATTTGGAACAGAAATTCCAAGGTAGAATTGTTCGCCATATAGAAAAACGCCAGCTCCGATGTTTGGATAAATATTATTTATGTTTTCCGAAAAGAAAGGATCACTCGGGTCTTGAAGTTCCAGATTCGCAAGTCCAACCTCGTGGAAGGTTGCTCCAGCTTTTAAACCTAAAGCAAGATATACGGTACTATTTACTTGAAGTGTATACGAAAAATCTGCATAAACGTTCGTTTCTTTTACGGGTCCCAATTCATCATTAATTGCGGAAAGTCCTAGCCCAATTTTATCGCTTAATGGCGAATGTGCCGAGAAAGTATATGTAACAGGATTACCTTCCAGACTAGACCATTGGTTTCTATAAAGTGCGGTGAGAGAAAGGCTTTCTTTTGAACCTGCATAAGCAGGATTTACCACGTTCATATTGTACATATATTGCGTGTACTGCGGGTCTTGCTGAGCGTGTGTTTCAATAATAGCAAACACAGCCAATAACAAAAGGATTAAGACAGAACGCTTTCTCATTATTGCGAAAATATTTCTTTTGAAAAGTAATGTATCACTTTTTGATTGAAAAAACTGCATAAACTGGAAAATGGTCACTCACACCACCCAAATAATGTGGTCCAGCGTATGTTCTAAAAGGATTTCCTTTGAACTTGCCGCTGTATTCGGTGAGTTCTTTCGGATTAAAAATTTTGGCTTCTTCATATTGAAAATCATTATCGTGTTGCTGCAAAAAATTATTCGAAACAACTATTTGGTCAAAAAGATTCCATCAATGCTGATAGTTAAGGCTGCCGGAATATTTGGTTAGTAAAAGTTCCATTGGATTGTAAAGATCTGTTCCTGATAAGGTTTTTGCACTTTCACTTGTTGGATCGTCGTTAAAATCGCCCATCACAACAATATTTGCTCGTGGATCTACTGCTGTTATTTTTGAAATGATCTCTCGATTCTTCATTGCTGCTGCGACCCGTTTATGATTAGTTATTTCAACTCCTTCACGTCGCGATGGCCAATGGTTTATAAATAGATGCACTATTTCGTTTTCAAGCTTTCCTTTCACATAAAGAATATCACGCGTAAAATCACGCATTCCTTCTTCATTATTCACTAATAATGTTATGGCTTCTTTGTGTAAAACTTCAAAACAATCGCTGCGGAAAAGAAGCGCAGTATCAATGCCTCGCTCGTCTGGCGAATCGAAATGTACATAGCTATAATTCTTGCTTTTCAGAAATTTTGAATTTACCAACCCTTTAATCACCGTTTCGTTTTCAACTTCTGCAACGCCTATAAGTACTGGCGGATGCGTGGTTTCTTCATACCCAATTTGTGAAATTATTTGTCCAAGTCTTTTCAGTTTTTTGCTGTAACGCTTTTCATTCCAGTCCATTTCGGTGCCTGGCGTGAAATCATCATCTAGAATTTTGGGATCGTTTACGGTGTCAAAAAGATTTTCGAGATTGTAGAATGCTACGGTATAGAGGTTTTTCATATTTAATTATGAAATGTTGTTAATTGCTTCTAAAGTACAAAAAACTCTTGCTATGTGTTTCGTACATTTGTGATAATCCAGTGAATTAGTGAATCGGTGAATTAGTATTCAGTAATTCTGTATTGTACTATTTAACATTGGTTATTTCAATAAAAACAGTAACTTCTACAGCATCAACAAATATATATGATTGAAAAAACAGACATTTCCTACGAAAAAACAGTTTTAATCGGGCTTATTACGCAGTACCAAGACGAAGTAAAGGCTGAAGAATATCTTGACGAGCTCGAATTTCTTGCATATACCGCAGGAGGCGAGGTACTGAAACGCTTTGTTCAAAAGATGGAAAAACCCAATCCGAAGACATTTATTGGAACTGGAAAGTTGCAGGATGTCAAGAATTTTGTTGAAGAGAATGATGTAGGCGTAGTTATTTTTGATGATGAACTAAGCCCAGCCCAGCAAAAAAATATTCAAAAGGAATTGGATTGCAAAGTGCTTGATAGAACTAATTTAATTCTAGACATTTTTGCACAGCGCGCCCAAACCAGCAACGCAAGCACACAAGTAGAATTGGCTCAATACCAATATTTACTACCTCGACTTGCTGGAATGTGGACTCACTTGGAGCGCCAACGTGGAGGAATAGGGATGCGTGGTCCTGGAGAAACTGAAATTGAAACTGATAGACGTATTGTTCGCGACCGTATTGCCTTACTAAAAGACAAGTTGAAAAAAATTGATCGCCAAATGGGAGTGCAACGAGGCAATCGCGGCGCTTTAGTGCGTGTGGCTCTTGTGGGTTACACAAACGTTGGAAAATCTACTTTGATGAATGTGATTAGCAAAAGTGATGTTTTTGCAGAAAATAAACTCTTTGCTACCCTTGATACCACAGTGCGAAAAGTCGTTATTGGCAATCTTCCGTTTTTGCTTACAGATACGGTTGGTTTCATCAGAAAACTACCTACCCAACTGGTTGAATCTTTCAAAAGTACGCTAGATGAAGTACGTGAAGCAGATTTGTTATTGCACGTTGTAGATATTAGTCATCCTTCATTTGAGCATCATATAGATTCCGTAGATAAAATTCTTGAGGAAATAGGAAGTGCGGACAAACCTACAATTATGGTTTTCAACAAAATTGATGCTTACGAAGCAGAAGAAATTGAAGAAGACGATTTGATGACCGAAAAAACCAAAGCACATTACACTTTGGAAGAATGGAAACAAACTTGGATGGCAAAACTAAATGGAGACGCCATCTTTATTTCGGCTTTAAATAAAGAAAATTTTAGTGAATTCCGAAAACTAGTTTATGAGAAAGTTAAGGAGATTCACACCACACGTTTTCCGTATAACAGTTTTCTTTATGAGGATTATGTTGAGGAAGAAGATTAAGAAATAATTACGAAGAAATAAAAAGCCTCAAAGATTAGATTGCTTCTCCCGATAACTATCGGAATCGAAATGACACTTTGAGGCTTTTACATAAGTCTTGAGTCTTAAGGCAAAAACTTCTTCGTCCTTAGAATCCGTAAGTAGCGCCAATTCCCAAAGCTTCACGAATTTGGAAACCTTGAGCTGCATTATCGTCATAAATGGCTTGGAAAGTAGCATTTGCAGAGATATACTTGTTCACTTTAAAAAGCAAATTCATCGTATAATCTATATCTACATTCTGTGGATCTTCAAGATAATTAGAATAGAGATTTAAGATATTTTCCATTGAAATGTTTTCCATCAAATCTAATTTGGCATAGCCAGAAAGAGAGGCCCCAAATTCAAAACGACTGGTTTCATTAGCACCTACACCATAATACTTATTTTCATTATATGCTTCTACTGCTCCTGGGATTGCTTCATTTACCGCAGTAAAATCTTTGTCAACTATTATCAGTTTAGCTGTAGCAGGTGAAATATTCACATATAAATTGTTGCTTTTTTTCCAAAGCAAACCAGGACCAAACTGAATATAAGCCGGTGACAAAATATGAGATTTTTCCGTACGGTAGCCAATATCTTCTGGTTCAAGATCCTTATTAAACTCATAACCCTTGGCAAACTGTGTTTTAAAGTTAAAAAATAATGAATAATACCAATTGCTTTCCTTTATCTGCTTGCCTAAAATTGAATTAAGTTCCAAACGATCATTGGTTTTACGGGAGTATTTGTCATCTTTATTTTTGGTAATACCGTATTCTCCAATAAGACGGTTGTTCCATGAAATTTTATCGTGCTTATAATTAAAATCATAGGTAAGAGAAAGATTTCCGGAATAATTTGAAGTTCCGCCACCAGTCCATTCGTGGTTAAACGCAGCTTGGTTAAACAATAACGAAATGTTTCCAGCACGAGTCCAACCGTTCGGCACTGTGTCTTTAGCAGTTTCTTTCTGAGCAATCATTGCAAACGGTGCAACAAAAAGTACAGCGAGAATAAAAAGTTTTTTCATTTTTTTAGAAGTTTAAATTTTCGCAAAAATACTCACTCTTTTGAATATTTCGCAATAATATATTGAATTACAAAATATTTTTATGAATTCTCACGATAAAATCTAGAATTTCTTACTTTCTTTTGAAAAGCGGCACCGAAGAACAGGCCTCACCATACATAATATTCTTTGCAATTGGCTGTAGTTTTTGTGCCAAAAGTACATACGCATTCTGCGGAATGGGTTTATGGGCACAGCCTTTAATGATAACAGATTTGTCTGTATATTCTGAAACGTCCATATGCTGAAGTACTTCAGCAAAAAGAATACTTTCTAGTTCGTCCAAACTACCAACGGTCACTTTCTTGGTAAATGGCGCTAAATGAAGCGATAAAAGCAAATAAGCCCAGCCAGGAACAATTGCATCTGTACTGCAAAAAAGCGACACATACTTATCTTGATATTGCGCCCAATCGTGTTCCTTAGCTTTTTCACGAAACTCACTTTCACGAAGCACAATGCCTTCCATAAGCCAATGAGAAATATCAAAAAGAATCCTTTCGCCCTTAGGATAAAAATCCTCAAGGTTGAAGGTTACAAGCTTGCTATTCGCTACGCGATTTATTATTTCTTCAGACAATGTAAAAATTATTGGGTTACTAATTACTGCCCACTGCTATTGAACACTGAATACTTTATTAAAGCATTCCAAGTTCCAGCTTCGCTTCCTCGCTCATCAATTCTTGACTCCACGGTGGATCGAAGGTTATTTCTACTTCAGCATCTTTTACTTGCTTCATAGATTTTATTTTGTCCTCCACTTCCATAGGTAAGCTTTCTGCAACGGGGCAGTTAGGCGTGGTTAAAGTCATTAGTACTTTTACTTCGCAATCTTCGTTTATGAAAACGTCGTAGATAAGGCCTAGTTCGTATATATCTACCGGAATTTCTGGATCGTAAATGGTTTTTATAACAGCGATTATTTTTTCGCCCAGTTCGGCCATGTCTATTTGTGTATCTGCTTCCATTTGTCTAATTATTTATTTGTGTTTGGTATGCCAGCGCATACATTTTCATTTGCTTTATCATTGAAACCAATCCGTTTGCGCGGGTAGGAGAAAGGTGTTCTTTCAACCCAATTTCATCAATAAAATCTGTATTCGCATCTAGTATTGCCTGCGGTTTTTGGTTTGAAAAAACGCGTACTAAAACTGCTATTATTCCTTTAGTAATGATTGCATCGCTATCTGCGGTGAAAATAATTTTATCATTATTAATTTCGGAATTGAGCCAAACCTTGCTTTGACAACCTTTGATTAGTTTGTCATCACTTTTTAAGCTTTCATCAATCAGCGGAAGGGATTTGCCCAAATCAATCATATATTCATAACGCTGCATCCAGTCTTCAAACATTGAAAACTCATCTATCAATTCATGCTGTATTTCTTCAATCGTCATTTTTCTTGGTTTATTATTCTGAAGAATCTTTCTTTGCGCTCATCAAAACGCTGCGATCTGTTTTAGAATATAATGTTAGCACACCGTTTGCTATTGCATAAGAGCCAGTATTGTTTAGTGCATCCAAATAGTCTCGTTCAGTTTTCATAATGCTTTTGTCCATACACATCTTTTCGCTCACAGCAAGTTGGCCAAAATTGATTGCATAAAGGTCAATAGTATAATTTCCAAAAACGGAATTACATCCTGTTGTTCCGCGGAAGGAATTATCTAATGCAGAAAGCGTAAAAGTTGGGTTTGTAGTGTTTTCTAACTTCTTTCCATTTATGGCGGAAACTGTGTAATTACCCGTTAGCTGAACGCTTCCAGCAACGTCAATTACTTTTTTGGTTTCGTCGCAACTCGTGAAAATTACTGTAAATAGTAATAATGATAATGTGGCAAGTGTTTTCATATTATTTTTGTTTCAAGTTTCAATTTTCAATTTTCAATTTTGAGTGAATAGCTGTCATCAGTCTTCAGACATCTATCAACTCAACATCATTTTGGCTTTTTTTACGGCGTTTACTAAGGCGTCCACTTCTTCCAAAGTATTGTAAAAAGCGAAGGAAGCGCGAACAGTGCCTGGAATTTTATAAAAATCCATAATAGGTTGAGCGCAGTGATGACCAGTTCGCACCGCAATTCCTAATTTATCCACTATCGTTCCAATATCATACGGATGGATTCCTTCGATGTTGAAAGAAACTACCGAAGTTTTATCGGGGCCTGTACCGTAAATTTTCAAACCTTCTATTTCCAAAAGCTGTTCTGTCGCGTATTTTAAAAGTTCGTTTTCGTGTTTTTCAATAGCTTCGAAACCGATTGCGTTTAGATAGTCTATGGCTGCTCCAAAGGCAATTCCACCACAAATGTTTGGCGTTCCGGCTTCAAATTTATGCGGAAGACCGGCGTAGGTTGTTTTTTCAAAAGTAACTTCGGCAATCATTTCGCCGCCACCTTGATAGGGTGGAAGTCTGTTGCCCCATTTTTCTTTCATATAAAGAATTCCAACGCCCGTTGGGCCACACATTTTATGCGCCGAGGTAACGTAAAAATCTACATCCAACTTTTGTAAATCTGGTTTTATGTGCGAACAGGATTGCGCACCGTCAATAAGCGCGGCAGCTCCAACTTTGTGTGCTTTTTCAATTATTTCAGCGATAGGATTTATTGTTCCTAATGCGTTCGAAATATGATTTACAAAAACCAGTTTCACTTTATTTGAAAGTAATTTTTCATATTCTTCAATTACCAAAGAACCTTCTTCGTTCATCGGAATAACCTTCAAAATGGCTCCGGTTTTTTCACATAACATTTGCCAAGGCACAATATTGCTGTGGTGTTCCATTGCAGAAACTATAATTTCATCGCCTTTTTCTAGAATTTCAGAAAAACCGTTTGCAACTAGATTTATTCCGTGGGTTGTACCTGCGGTGAAAATGATTTCGTAAGCTTCCTTCGCATTAAAATGGGTTTGAATTTTATGTCGCGCAACTTCATAAGCATCCGTAGCTTCCTGCGAAAGTGTGTGTACACCACGATGAATATTCGCGTTGTAATTGCTATAATAATCTACAATGCAATCAATAACCTGTTGCGGTTTTTGCGAAGTTGCCGCATTGTCCAAATACACCAACGGATAGCCGTTTACCTTCCGGGAAAGGATAGGGAAATCGTTGCGTATTTTTTGGATGTTGAAGGGCATTTGAAATTTTTATGAATTAGAAATTTGTGGTTGAGGTTTTGCCACGAATTCACGAATCCTATTATTTAATTAGTGAATTCGCGGCACTTTTTTATTGCTCAAAACCCATGTTAACCCCAATTTTAGTTGCAATCAACTTATTGATTCGTTTTTTAAGTTCAGGAATTTTTACGCTTTCCAAAACAGTGTTTGCGAAAGCGTACATCAATAAAGCGCGTGCTTCTTTCAGTCCAATTCCGCGGCTTCGTAGGTAAAATAAAGCATCTTCATCAAACTGACCAATTGTACAACCGTGGGAGCATTTTACGT comes from Aequorivita sublithincola DSM 14238 and encodes:
- a CDS encoding PorP/SprF family type IX secretion system membrane protein is translated as MRKRSVLILLLLAVFAIIETHAQQDPQYTQYMYNMNVVNPAYAGSKESLSLTALYRNQWSSLEGNPVTYTFSAHSPLSDKIGLGLSAINDELGPVKETNVYADFSYTLQVNSTVYLALGLKAGATFHEVGLANLELQDPSDPFFSENINNIYPNIGAGVFLYGEQFYLGISVPNLLKSVHLDENSLKYGSETNHYFATGGYIFEVSENLKLKPSTMVKSAFGAPVSVDANLNALFYDKFELGASYRLDDSFSGLVGFQITPNIRVGYAYDYVTSDLKAVGPSSHEIVLNFNLFFKGQRIISPRFF
- the hflX gene encoding GTPase HflX, producing the protein MIEKTDISYEKTVLIGLITQYQDEVKAEEYLDELEFLAYTAGGEVLKRFVQKMEKPNPKTFIGTGKLQDVKNFVEENDVGVVIFDDELSPAQQKNIQKELDCKVLDRTNLILDIFAQRAQTSNASTQVELAQYQYLLPRLAGMWTHLERQRGGIGMRGPGETEIETDRRIVRDRIALLKDKLKKIDRQMGVQRGNRGALVRVALVGYTNVGKSTLMNVISKSDVFAENKLFATLDTTVRKVVIGNLPFLLTDTVGFIRKLPTQLVESFKSTLDEVREADLLLHVVDISHPSFEHHIDSVDKILEEIGSADKPTIMVFNKIDAYEAEEIEEDDLMTEKTKAHYTLEEWKQTWMAKLNGDAIFISALNKENFSEFRKLVYEKVKEIHTTRFPYNSFLYEDYVEEED
- a CDS encoding DUF3078 domain-containing protein, which codes for MKKLFILAVLFVAPFAMIAQKETAKDTVPNGWTRAGNISLLFNQAAFNHEWTGGGTSNYSGNLSLTYDFNYKHDKISWNNRLIGEYGITKNKDDKYSRKTNDRLELNSILGKQIKESNWYYSLFFNFKTQFAKGYEFNKDLEPEDIGYRTEKSHILSPAYIQFGPGLLWKKSNNLYVNISPATAKLIIVDKDFTAVNEAIPGAVEAYNENKYYGVGANETSRFEFGASLSGYAKLDLMENISMENILNLYSNYLEDPQNVDIDYTMNLLFKVNKYISANATFQAIYDDNAAQGFQIREALGIGATYGF
- a CDS encoding DUF2480 family protein produces the protein MSEEIINRVANSKLVTFNLEDFYPKGERILFDISHWLMEGIVLRESEFREKAKEHDWAQYQDKYVSLFCSTDAIVPGWAYLLLSLHLAPFTKKVTVGSLDELESILFAEVLQHMDVSEYTDKSVIIKGCAHKPIPQNAYVLLAQKLQPIAKNIMYGEACSSVPLFKRK
- a CDS encoding DUF59 domain-containing protein, giving the protein MEADTQIDMAELGEKIIAVIKTIYDPEIPVDIYELGLIYDVFINEDCEVKVLMTLTTPNCPVAESLPMEVEDKIKSMKQVKDAEVEITFDPPWSQELMSEEAKLELGML
- a CDS encoding SufE family protein, translating into MTIEEIQHELIDEFSMFEDWMQRYEYMIDLGKSLPLIDESLKSDDKLIKGCQSKVWLNSEINNDKIIFTADSDAIITKGIIAVLVRVFSNQKPQAILDANTDFIDEIGLKEHLSPTRANGLVSMIKQMKMYALAYQTQINN
- a CDS encoding META domain-containing protein, with product MKTLATLSLLLFTVIFTSCDETKKVIDVAGSVQLTGNYTVSAINGKKLENTTNPTFTLSALDNSFRGTTGCNSVFGNYTIDLYAINFGQLAVSEKMCMDKSIMKTERDYLDALNNTGSYAIANGVLTLYSKTDRSVLMSAKKDSSE
- a CDS encoding aminotransferase class V-fold PLP-dependent enzyme, with the protein product MPFNIQKIRNDFPILSRKVNGYPLVYLDNAATSQKPQQVIDCIVDYYSNYNANIHRGVHTLSQEATDAYEVARHKIQTHFNAKEAYEIIFTAGTTHGINLVANGFSEILEKGDEIIVSAMEHHSNIVPWQMLCEKTGAILKVIPMNEEGSLVIEEYEKLLSNKVKLVFVNHISNALGTINPIAEIIEKAHKVGAAALIDGAQSCSHIKPDLQKLDVDFYVTSAHKMCGPTGVGILYMKEKWGNRLPPYQGGGEMIAEVTFEKTTYAGLPHKFEAGTPNICGGIAFGAAIDYLNAIGFEAIEKHENELLKYATEQLLEIEGLKIYGTGPDKTSVVSFNIEGIHPYDIGTIVDKLGIAVRTGHHCAQPIMDFYKIPGTVRASFAFYNTLEEVDALVNAVKKAKMMLS